A segment of the Phaenicophaeus curvirostris isolate KB17595 chromosome 20, BPBGC_Pcur_1.0, whole genome shotgun sequence genome:
CGCATGGCAGGAGTTCTTTGGTAAGGACAATTATGCCAAAGGAAACGCAGGGAGCAGAATATTTTGCAGGATTCTCTGCTTTCACCAGTTCCACTTCTTTGTGGAAGCTTCccttaaaattgttttttctcttgtcaTAATGTTTGTTGAAAAACTATTAAGACAACATTAGCACAGTAGGGAAGTGCAGACGCCTGTGCACTGTGCATCAGTGTGATGCTTTGTGAGTCTTGACAGTAAGTGATTATTTAGGAGCGTgtgcaaaagagaaaacaatcttcaatgcaaagtGCAGAAGGAGTTTCGGAAGTGAAGATAATTACCTGGGTTAGGTTGTGGTTGTGCCAGAAGATGCTGAAAACCACAAGTGATGAGTGCTGTGTCTTATCCTTAATGGCAGTAGTGACTGATTGACCCGTTAAAGCATCACTGAGGAGTAACTCTTGTGATTATCCGGCATAGTGAGTCTGAGTGTTAAAAATGTACAATTTATGTTACCAGTGTTATTACCTGAAACTTCTAGAGGGTAGATGCGGAATAAAAAACAttgttctctttctttattGTAGGATGGAAGAGAGGCCAGTCTGAAAAGCTGTTCCGTTGTGGACTTTGCTGTTGTCTGCTAGAATGTTTCTTATGAATGCTTCTCCTTTGGTAGCTCTTCAGACAACATGGGAGTCCTTCGGACCAGCAAGGAATTGTAGATATCCCGTTTGCTTCTTGGAATCAGAAGGAGACATCGCTAAAACCTCTGTAAGCTCTAAAGTTCAGATGATCATCAACAACCTGCAAAGTCAAGAGTCTCCCCTGGGTATGAACAATGAGTATGATGGTATtatgcagaagaaacaaaagggagaaaagggctCAAGTAACAAAGTCACATCTAGCACCACGTTACTACACAAGCATCCTCAGTATTCCAAGTGCGGTTGCCCTGCTGATTCAGATGACCCTGAAGTGGAAGAGAATGTGGGGTTTGGGACTCTCTTGCTCGAGTCTGATAGTGATGATTCTGTTGACCGAGGTATAGAGGAAGCCATTCAAGAATAcctaaaaacaaaaagcaaaagtgaCCACTCATTGCAaaggaatgcagagtgttctgaGAGTGTAAGCAGAGACAAAAGGTTTAAGAGAGAATTCTCCCAGAACAAAATGGCTAGCAACCTTCTCCCCATGAAATTTAATGCTGAGATGCTCTCTGAAGAGTACCTGTCTGACCACCTGGGCATCGGGAAAAGGCTGCAGCCGGCTTCCCCGCAGAGCATCAGCAGCGATGACTCTTTTGAACAGAGCATACAAGCTGAAATAGTGCAGTTCTTGaatgagaaaaagcagcaagaaattAGTAAGTGTGGAAATGGGGAGGATGAAAAAGATTCCCAAGTAAGACCTGTCCTGAAATGCAGTAAGGAAACAACAAATAAACTGAACTGTGGTGCTATAAAACAAGGCTGCAATGCGCTTCTCTTGAGGCACCATCCCAAGCTACAGAAAACCAGCACGCAGCCCAAATGTTTGCAGTCTAAAATCCAAGAAAAGCCTTGTGATTTCAGCCAAGTGAACCAAGTGTATCTAGAAACAGCCACCGCCAGCCAGCCCCGGTTagcagagcaaaacaaagaaagtgGAGCTAATTACTGGGAGCCGAGGGGAGCAGTTATCAATGAGAGCGTGCACACATCTGACTCAAGTAGTGATGATGGCATTGAAGAAGCCATTCAGCTTTATCAGCTGGAGAAAATCAGGAAAGAGGCAGGTCATGCAACAGACTGTGTCCCTTTGCAGGGGGAACAGTTTGATACAAAGGGTATGGCGGACATTTCTGCAAGCCTGACGATCAGCTCAACAAAAAGTGCCTCACCAGAAATCCATAAAAGCCCTATAAgcaacaagagaaaagaaattaatttgaagtCAACAGAATTAGAAAGCACCAGCAATGATTTTAACAAGCTGTTTAAACCACTAAAAAAAGCCAGACATTTTGCACCTCCGGAAAACAAGATCGCTGCTTGTGAGCTCACATTGCAGGCCTCTTGCAGAGCAGACACATCTGCAGAACTCATGTGTGCGGAAGCGATCCTTGATATTTCCAAAACAATCATGCCATCCCAAATGGGAAGTGACAACAAATCACTTGCTGCAGActccttcttttctccccagCTACTGTCATCCTCCCGTTGTGAAAGCGACAGCAGCCTCGTGGACAGCGATGATAGCATAGAGCAAGAGATCCGGGCTTTTTTGGCTCTGAAGGCACAGTCAGAAAACCTTGGAACAAAGCCTCCCAGCCTGTCACACTCAATCCAGATGCCTTTGCCTCAAAAGGATCAAACCAGCCTCACCGGTAcccttgagccttctcttcccaaaACACTGAAGCTGTCACTGACTCATAAAAGGAGACTTAAAAGGGAAGGCAGAATAGTGAAACAAGGTGCATCAAAACAACCTGAACAGCTGGAGACAGGACTTTTCCAGCCAGGTAACTGTTCAAAAACTCCTGTGCTCCAAGAAGAGTGTGCCCTGAGCGGCCCCACAGAACTCAGTGATGCTCAAAGGCTCAGTGGCAAAGATgctaagcagcagcagcagctggtgtCTTCCAGATCATCTGGATCTGATGGCAGATGTGGGACCTTGGACTCTGTAAACCCTTTTATTCAGGTTCAGAGTAGCACAAGAAAGCTTATGAAAAATCCTCAGGAGAAGGACGGTTCGGATGATGAGAGCAGTTCCCTGGATAGTGATGAGGACCTCGACAGTGCGATCAAGGACCTGTTACGgtctaaaagaaaattaaagaagagGTCCAAGGACCAGAAGTCTCAGTGCAAGAAGAGAGTCAGGTTTAGCGAGACAGAAACTCAGCTGCTAGATGAGTTCAGTAGCCTCCAACAAAATGAGTGGAAATGTAAAAACCCAGTGCTACTGAAAAGTTGCCTCTCAAAACCtagaaaagctgcaaaagagaatGCAATCAGAAATCccccagacagcacagatgcCAAACTTACCAGTGAAAAACCAGAAACCATGAAGAATTTAGAGTTTAACTTAAAGCTTAAAAAAGGATATAAAGCAAAACCGGTTTTGAATCAAAATAACGTGCAGGTAGCTAAAAATAGGAAATCTACTTTCACAGCTGCATCAGACGCTGATGACAGCAGCTCAGTGGACAGTGATGACAGCATCGAACAGGAAATCAGGAAGTTTTTGGCAGAAAAGGCTAAAGACTCTGCAAGCAATTCAGAGGTACAAAAAGATGATGCAACTCTGGACCTATTAAGAGTGACCAAACAAACTGttaataaaggaaaagcaaagcaacagcCAGCTGAAAATGAGATGGACCTCACACAGGGGCAGAGTGAAAAGGCTGAGGTGCCTCAGCAAACGGATGAGTTGAAGAACTCTCAgagaacagaagggaaaagcGCAGTTTTACATGGCAGTGGGAAACCTGCTTCCTCTGTAGAGAATGTTGATCTTCATGCTGCTGGTCAGTCAAAAGCTAAACAAGGAGTGGTGAGCGTTAAAtgtgctgctggtgctgaggTATCTGGGAACACAACAGTTAAAAAAGATGATGTTCCTGGTACAGAGCCCGTGCAGAAAGTGCTTCCACCTAAACCTAGCACAAATGAAGGTTGTAAAGTACGAAAAGTAATTAATGCAAAGTCAAGACCTAAAAGAAAGAATACCTTTCAGCTAAAAATTTCAAGTAAATTTATTGCAGGTCTAAGACACGCTCGGGACAGGAAGAAATCCATGCTTttgaacaaaaagcagaaagcagagcgTTTACTCGCCGGGAACAGTGCATTAGGAACAGAGGTAGCTTCCCAGGATACTGACAACCAAGGGAGAGGAGCCACCTTGGCACAAGGAGAATTTAGTGAGGAGAGTATGACAGCAATAAAAGAATCCAGTTCTTCCCAGAAGCTCAATGTGGAAGTGTCAAGTCCCCACGTAGCAGAAACCTGTGGAAGACTGGAGGCTGCTCCTTTGTATATCAGAGAGGAAGCAAAGGGTTGCAGAAAGGCTGATGCTTTGAGAGAGCAGTTAGATTCCCCCTCAAGCCTCCCTGTGCGGGAACAGTGTGTGGCAGCAGTAAAAATAGACGAGGTTTGCAGAGCATCCAAAGCTGAGAACTCACAGATGTGGATGGAGGAAGGAGATATGCTCAAGGGCAGCTGGGCCGATTCAAATTTGCATCCTCCACACCCTGAGCACAGCGTGGCAGTGGTGAAAGCAGATGAAGTTAGCAGAGACATATCTCAGCAAAGTAGATGTGTGTGCAGTGGGGGAGAGGGTAaccagcaggagaggaggcCAGATCCAAGTTTAGGTTGCCCACTGCAGGAATTAaatgtggcagcagcagcagtggatAAAACCAGCAGAGGAGTGTGTACAAATAACAGTGTCCAGATGtgcattaaaagagaaaaagttacCTGCCAGCGCAGTGACGGGCAGGAGGAAATTCAGGTTTCCACCTCCAGTGTGGAAGGAGAAATACCTGTCCTGCAGAGCAGGGAAACTGCTTGTGAGGCAGACCGAGGGCAGGATGCTTTAGACACAACCTGTGCAAAATGTACTGTGCAGGGGAGTGCCCAGATCcccttctgaaaagaaaaggttCAAATATGTAAgtacaccttttttttccttttttacagtAACAATCTTTTTAGAAAATAACTATCATTGTAATTACCTTGATAAAACTTGAGACATGGAAGGAAAGACGGGAGATGCTGATATCTGTATATCATATACACACACTAATGTGAAAGATGCTATTTAACAGGGATATCGTGGATAAACAGAGTTTTTGTAGActtttgtaaattatttaaagtgctctaaggaaatattttttataatgatTTTTAGGGTTTGCATTCCTGCAGGATGCTGTAGTTACTGTAGATAAGACTGACTAATCACACTTTAAATTATGAGGCTTCTAAGCGTATATCAAAAGGAAACCTGTTTGCGTGTGGAGTCTGTTTGGCAATCTGTTAAGAGAGCCTaggaaaacagagcagttgATGGCAGCACTGTGCTTTTGAAGCAGATTCCCTGACATCTGTTCACATCCAAGCTGCCTTAGGACAATCCTCATAGTGGTTTTGCGCTGGGGTCTTGGTTCTCCCACCCCAAGGACAGCTGGGCAAGTTCAGGAAGCAGAACTCCAGTGATGTTGGCGCAGCTGTAGGTGTGGAGATCCTTCCTGGAagatttaaatgcaaatttggGTACATAAAGTGGATCGGTCTGTCTGCACATCTTGTGTAAAGCGATCTCggcagttgcttttttttgaaTACCAGAAACCTCTAGCGGATACTTCCAAGCACAATTGTGGTCCGGGAAAAGTGAAGGATCATCTGTTCAGACAACAGGATTTCTGTGCACTTGGCTAGATTCACACACTGCTGAGCCTGCAAGGCTGAAACAATTCCTCGTTGTTCCCAAGT
Coding sequences within it:
- the PPP1R26 gene encoding protein phosphatase 1 regulatory subunit 26, with translation MFLMNASPLVALQTTWESFGPARNCRYPVCFLESEGDIAKTSVSSKVQMIINNLQSQESPLGMNNEYDGIMQKKQKGEKGSSNKVTSSTTLLHKHPQYSKCGCPADSDDPEVEENVGFGTLLLESDSDDSVDRGIEEAIQEYLKTKSKSDHSLQRNAECSESVSRDKRFKREFSQNKMASNLLPMKFNAEMLSEEYLSDHLGIGKRLQPASPQSISSDDSFEQSIQAEIVQFLNEKKQQEISKCGNGEDEKDSQVRPVLKCSKETTNKLNCGAIKQGCNALLLRHHPKLQKTSTQPKCLQSKIQEKPCDFSQVNQVYLETATASQPRLAEQNKESGANYWEPRGAVINESVHTSDSSSDDGIEEAIQLYQLEKIRKEAGHATDCVPLQGEQFDTKGMADISASLTISSTKSASPEIHKSPISNKRKEINLKSTELESTSNDFNKLFKPLKKARHFAPPENKIAACELTLQASCRADTSAELMCAEAILDISKTIMPSQMGSDNKSLAADSFFSPQLLSSSRCESDSSLVDSDDSIEQEIRAFLALKAQSENLGTKPPSLSHSIQMPLPQKDQTSLTGTLEPSLPKTLKLSLTHKRRLKREGRIVKQGASKQPEQLETGLFQPGNCSKTPVLQEECALSGPTELSDAQRLSGKDAKQQQQLVSSRSSGSDGRCGTLDSVNPFIQVQSSTRKLMKNPQEKDGSDDESSSLDSDEDLDSAIKDLLRSKRKLKKRSKDQKSQCKKRVRFSETETQLLDEFSSLQQNEWKCKNPVLLKSCLSKPRKAAKENAIRNPPDSTDAKLTSEKPETMKNLEFNLKLKKGYKAKPVLNQNNVQVAKNRKSTFTAASDADDSSSVDSDDSIEQEIRKFLAEKAKDSASNSEVQKDDATLDLLRVTKQTVNKGKAKQQPAENEMDLTQGQSEKAEVPQQTDELKNSQRTEGKSAVLHGSGKPASSVENVDLHAAGQSKAKQGVVSVKCAAGAEVSGNTTVKKDDVPGTEPVQKVLPPKPSTNEGCKVRKVINAKSRPKRKNTFQLKISSKFIAGLRHARDRKKSMLLNKKQKAERLLAGNSALGTEVASQDTDNQGRGATLAQGEFSEESMTAIKESSSSQKLNVEVSSPHVAETCGRLEAAPLYIREEAKGCRKADALREQLDSPSSLPVREQCVAAVKIDEVCRASKAENSQMWMEEGDMLKGSWADSNLHPPHPEHSVAVVKADEVSRDISQQSRCVCSGGEGNQQERRPDPSLGCPLQELNVAAAAVDKTSRGVCTNNSVQMCIKREKVTCQRSDGQEEIQVSTSSVEGEIPVLQSRETACEADRGQDALDTTCAKCTVQGSAQIPF